The genomic segment ctttggccttacttcatctgcgattttctctatcataaaggccgaactagcttttgtgcaaaacacaaaagttgtagccctttgagttagctttccaatgcttcaagaatcatccaaatcggagctttgtagcctgagatatgatcgaaatactgaagagtgtcaaaactgacttgtattgcatttcctcacttgaacgtttttcacttcattcttcttgttgccacttgaatttatcaccaaatctctattttttacctcatttgacatcctttggtgattgaatcatcattcctgcataaaaatgaagtttttaccattaaaatcaatagaaatgcaatattatccacttttaccaaaaatatataattttaccaaaaacctctttattttaattataaaactaaataatcaactcaaaattaactaataaaatgcacttaaaaatacgtaaaataaactcttatcaaatacccccacacttgaatcattgcttgtcctcaagcaatataaaattccaaccatcaatgatccaaaaattgaaaataaacatatgtagtatttcaactccatttccttgaatcaaggtaaataacccttatgtgatctttccattaagttcaagtactcataatatcaagcaaagaagagccaagtataccataattttaccaattcaactcaacttcttatttttatctaatttcgcaagcaagcaactcctatagtcaataaagatgctaactaatctcatgatcaacttcttatttttcttaaagagggatttaatttacttcttttttttttttttttttttgatattttaagggttaaatattgcttaagttgtgaaaaatgccttttgacgcgaagatcaacatttttagatgcagatccccggttactcaacatttcacatactcaagttgctttgcatactcttaattcaagtacctttttacgcgaatgtcgacatttgtagatgccaacccccggttactcggtacgagaatcattggagtagaataaccaattttttttttcttttttttttttaacaatatataataaaattccctctaagagtaatcatgagaagagtatgacacttattaaccatattaatttcttatcttataaaattagataaaaagaagaattttcatcaaatatacaaaatgtaggcataattttctccactttactagatatactttcctatagatgtaaaaattataatcacataaaaatcatttccaaatttcatgagaaaagaagtatcaaaaccgcatatatttatttcaaaaggataagtgacaaaattttatttatttattatagttaataacatatatatatatataaggttttggaaaaattttgacagagtctccccttaaaagtggactaaatctccctgccagcaaccacaagaaacaccatttaagcacaagaattatatcaaacACAACTAAAACCACAAGTATCACACATatttctccccccacacttaaattacacattgtcctcaatgtgtagggaagaaatgaaacaaaagaagaaaagaaaagaaagaagtactCCCCAAGTCAATGGCTGAGATCCTTATCAGCCACTAATCACGAACCactgtcaaaatacaagtacctaccacatagaaaataaaatgaagttaaACATCTTAAGTTCCACAAGTTAAGATAATTAGGCAAGCAAGTTCATCAACTAAAGATAGCTTCTGCAGTGTGCCAAGTCAGTTATCCCCCTCAGCATCATCGTCATCCTGTGCATCACGATTGGGCGGTGGATGAATGCCCAAATGATCTTCAATTCGGCTTAGACGATTCCTAACGTCAGCGAACTGGAATGCAAAGTCCTCCATATGATCAAAAAGTCGCTGCCAATTAGTTtgtggtggaggaggaggtggtgctGCAGTAGAAGGTCCAGCTTCATCCCGACCATGTCTAGCCTTTTGTCTCCGCTCCTGAACAGGGCGTGGAATGTCTCCCGTGCCAATACCAAGGCGGCGAAGAGTAGTGATAGTCATCTCAGCACGTGGTGGAACATACTCCCGCCGCATGCCTTCCAAGGGAACCTCAAAACGGGGAAAGATTAAAGTCAGTAGACGAGGAAATGATAGTTTGAAGGAAGTTGTCTTACGCCTCGCCGTAGACCTAATGtggctgatgatgatgttaggcAATGAAATCCGAGCATATGGAGATGTCCGGTTATGGAACATGTAATCCAAGAAGTAGATATCGTTCTTGCGGACCTCCGTGTGCCCCGTCTTCTTTGGGATGACATTGTGAGCCATCATGTAAATGATAAGACGATGACGAGGTTCGAATACATTCGCCAATATGGTCTCCTTTCTGGTAGAGCGAAAAGGTTGGTACTCGAGACCAAACCTAGCCATGGCCAATGAGGGATCCCACCTCCTATTCGGGGGAACAAACTCCTTCTTCAAGTCTACTGGACGTCCGTCATCCATACACCCCAAAATAGCAGCCAAATCTTGCCGTGACAAGGTGATTCGTCTTCCACGCACCCAGGACTCAACTATTTCTCCACTATGGCGCGCCTTACTTTCAATGTTGGCGTAAAACTCGCGCACCAACTCTGGGTAGTAATGGTTTGGAAGGGTGAGAATCGGAGCCCATCCTAGCTGAGCAAAAGCTTCTGAGATGTTGTACATCATCTCAACTGGTGGACTGACGTGCATCTCAAACAAAAACTCCAAATTAGCACGCGCCTCATGCCACTCCTGATTCCTGCGAGTGTTGAACCTAGCACTGTCAAATACCGATTTTCCCGCTCCACGGGAGGTGCCCTCACCAGGTCGACGGTTAACTGGTGGAGGAGAAGGTGAATTCTCCTCTTCAGTCACCTCCATCTCTTCATTAACCTCCCTCTCCTCACTACTAGAGGATGAAAGTACCGCTCTTCTTCCCCTTGGCATAGTacctaaaaaatatttcaattatcCACATGTACTACAACTCATTATTTGGCAACAAAAGTTCAGCATTAATCCAAATAACGTCAAATACAATTGCTCAAGTTCTAATCATTCAATGATCGTACAAGACATATTTTCTGCCTAAAGTTgcccaaaatcaccaaattaCACAAGATATGTATCAATTATActttaattagtgaaaataggaacaattatgattataactatttagaattaacaataataatatgctTTTAGCTATAATCATGTTTAggcaaaaattaaactaattaactcaccaaatcaaccaaattactCACTATACACAATGCACATGCTTAAACATCATCAACTAACCATTTTTAACCATAATTTAACATCACCAATGACTCAAAAACATCCTAGTTCCTTTTTCCAATTTCATCTAAATATAgcaattgtgaattttaaagtACTTGAAAACCAATAAATTGCtacatttaaacatttaaacatgcttaaacaatcataataatcatgaataaaataaaaaatagccaTGAACCTCATCAAATTTTcgaaattaaaagatgtcagatagctcaggataaaaaatatgaacttctaaaatcaaaagatttgatgaagaaacttacctcaatcacgtagaaggatgtttggtgatgctaaaaatgcaaaaagccctatgaaacaacctccaattgacctccaattgaagaaattagagtttaagaaccctaaccttCAATCCCTCAAAAACCTGATTTTAGgtgtttttcttggattttaatcGGTTAAAAAGGTTGTATGAAGCTCAAAAGGTGTTGGGGTGATGATTTCTAGCAAGATTatggagtataaatgaaaatttgtgagttgggtagaaggaagagggaaaaacgcggctggaaaaattgggaagagaggaaaaaaatttgaagcTGAAATCGCGTTTCTGAGGGTTATATTCAGACACATAAAACGCGActaaaaacgcgccttcaactcgCGTTTTTGAAGTCGCGTTTCCTGCACAAATCTTGCAGGACTGAAAACGCGACTGTGATGGAAAACGCGACTTCGAGTCGCGTTTCTGAAGTCGCGTTTTTGAGTCTTGATCCGGGCTTGAAAACGCGAATTCCATTAAAACGCGACTTTGggtcgcgttttgaaggcgcgttttctgttctgcaggtgcaggattgaaaacgcgattcctAGAAACGCGACTTGTAGTCGCGTTTACTTTGAAAACGCGTTTTCTGCTTCGATTTTTAGCAgaatttcaacttttgaaaaattacaaaaggtaccccaatgactcaaaatgcatcatagatcatttgtttgccaaTTTTAATGGCTGGAACaaatgtaaaacattaaaaacatgcattttacccctttataatgaatcaaaaacacctttaacgcaaatcgaggggttgagttgtttgatcaaagtTCGCCTTTTTTGTACTCAATTGGTCATCCTTGCCTTCAATTGCCAACCCTACAttacaaaaacaacaatttagcTAAAACATTgattcaaaccacaaaatcacaCCAAGTTAACAAATATAACCTaaatattgggttgcctcccaattagcgcttttgtttatagtcgttggctcgactgaaAAAGTTGAATCACTTTAGAGCATTAGAGAGAGATTTTCTCCCCATGGGTCGAAACTCCCGAGCCAATCCACCATGTGGTGAACCATGCATTGATCTTCATAGTCCAATTTCCTCAAATGCCAAGGAGGGATATTAGACTTGTCATAGAGAGGCTCAACTTCACCTTGGAGTGGATTTTGCTTGTCTTTTCTGAATTGGCTCAacttttcaccattttcttcatggaatggagaatttattaagccaacttccatccttatCTTCTCCTCCTTTGTTCCTACACCATGAAAGTTAGTACCAaggacatttataaatttaacttCTTCGGTCCTTTCTTGGTTAACCTTTTCATCATATGGCATATTAGAAACAAGAGCAGTAGGCTCTATATTCCCTTCTTTATTATCCAAATTGAATTCCAATTCCTCACCATTAACCCGTAATATAAGCTTACCTTTTTCTACATCAATTATAGTTCGTGCAGTGGCTAAAAACGGTCgtcctagaataattggcatTCTCACATCTTCTTCAATATCTAAGACAACAAAATCCACAGGTATTATAGATTGTCTTACCTTTATGAGCACATTTTCCAAAATACCCATGGGACGTGTGATTGACCGATCCGCCAATTGCAATGTAATATTGGTAGCTTTTAGCTCTTGAAGTCCCAATCTCCGGGCAACCGATAACGGCATAAGTGACACACTTGCACCTAAATCACATAAAGCATTAGAAAAATGTAATTGACCAATAGTGCAAGGAATAGAAAAACTTCCCGGATCTTTCAATTTAGGAGGGAGTTTATTCTTAATCAATGCACTACACTCTTCCGTTAATGCTATCATCTCATTATCTacaattttcctcttctttgacATGATGTCTTTCAAGAAACGTGCATAAGAGGGAATTTGTGTTATAGCATCAAtgaaaggaatgttaatgtgcaattgtttaaacattttgaagaacttttcaAACTCCCGATCCTGTCCATCTTTCTTCAACCTGTGAGGAAAAGGTATCACATTAGAATTTAATTTGGGATGAAGTGCATCAATATCAATGATAACATGATCATTTTGACTTTCTTGCTCCCCTTCAATTGCTTGCTTCTTGTCTTTTTCACCACCTGAATTTTCAAAATCGAATCCCTCAACCGTTTTACCGCTTCTAAGAATGATTGCATTGACATGCTCTCTCGGATTCACTTCGGTTTTACTTGGTAATTCACCAGGGTTTCTATTGTTGATCACATtggcaatttgaccaatttgaacCTCCAAGTTTCTGTACATCCCAGCTAATTGGTCCAACCGCCCCTCAACTCGCTCAAATCTATCCGAAGTCACCTTAGCAAGTTTTTCCACCGCGATCTCCCAACTTGGTTTAGTTTCAGCCTGTGGTTGCCTTGGTTGAAATCCCGGCGGATTGGTTGGCCTTTGTTGATTGCCTTGATCTttccatccaaagtttggatgatttttccACCCCGGATTGTAAGTATTCGAGTAGGGATTATTTGGAGCATTTCGgttgtaattattgacaaattgtacctgctcagaatcaacacactcattaaTATCATGTTCACCTCCACAGAAAGAGCAACAAGCTACGTgtgcattagatgaacttggaccaactccaccttgtctacttagcaatttcatcacatcattcatttgagcactcagcatattgagagtgtccatttctATCATACCTGCGTGACGTCTCGTATTACCTCTTtcattggcccattggtagttatttgcggccatttcttctatcaaattctgagcttcttggggtgatttacccattaaagctccacctgcGGCTGCATCAATAATAGTTTTAGTGGAGAAAGATAAACCATTATAGaaggtttgtatgattaaccattccggcagtccatgatgtggacatttccgaagcaaatctctaaacctttcccatgcctcatataatgattctccttccaattggctaaaactagtgatatccattctaaacttagcagtcttacctggtggaaaatacttatttaaGAATGCTCTTGATAGTTCATCCCATCCAGTGAAAGTATTAGGAGCATGAGAGTGTAGCCAAAGTTTGGccttatctctcaatgaaaatgggaacaaccttagtcttatagcatcatcactaactccattcattttaattgtatcacaaatttccaagaatgtagctaagtgtgtattaggatcttctactgcattacctccaaattgagattgttgaaccatttggataagtgatggtttaatctcaaagttGTTAGCATTTACCGTAGGCCTTACTATGcttgtttgagatccttgtgttcccggtagagcaaaatctcgtagaactcgcctatttgcttca from the Coffea arabica cultivar ET-39 chromosome 11e, Coffea Arabica ET-39 HiFi, whole genome shotgun sequence genome contains:
- the LOC140021215 gene encoding uncharacterized protein, coding for MKEVIRDVTQVQFVNNYNRNAPNNPYSNTYNPGWKNHPNFGWKDQGNQQRPTNPPGFQPRQPQAETKPSWEIAVEKLAKVTSDRFERVEGRLDQLAGMYRNLEVQIGQIANVINNRNPGELPSKTEVNPREHVNAIILRSGKTVEGFDFENSGGEKDKKQAIEGEQESQNDHVIIDIDALHPKLNSNVIPFPHRLKKDGQDREFEKFFKMFKQLHINIPFIDAITQIPSYARFLKDIMSKKRKIVDNEMIALTEECSALIKNKLPPKLKDPGSFSIPCTIGQLHFSNALCDLGASVSLMPLSVARRLGLQELKATNITLQLADRSITRPMGILENVLIKVRQSIIPVDFVVLDIEEDVRMPIILGRPFLATARTIIDVEKGKLILRVNGEELEFNLDNKEGNIEPTALVSNMPYDEKVNQERTEEVKFINVLGTNFHGVGTKEEKIRMEGWQLKARMTN